Proteins encoded together in one Anaerotignum propionicum DSM 1682 window:
- the yidD gene encoding membrane protein insertion efficiency factor YidD, producing MVKKFFLLLIRFYQVGISPLIGPHCRFTPTCSQYAFIAISRYGIFKGTYLAVRRILKCHPFHEGGYDPVP from the coding sequence ATGGTTAAAAAGTTTTTTTTACTGTTAATCCGATTTTATCAGGTGGGAATTTCTCCTTTGATTGGACCTCATTGCAGATTTACCCCCACCTGCTCTCAGTATGCATTTATCGCGATATCTCGTTATGGTATCTTTAAGGGCACATATCTTGCCGTCAGAAGAATTCTGAAGTGCCATCCCTTCCATGAAGGCGGCTATGACCCCGTTCCCTAA
- a CDS encoding YidC/Oxa1 family membrane protein insertase → MFGSELLSGVVLTTFTSVKMPGSILGPIAKILGQVYNMLFNGLYGMTEAGVLGFAIILFTLIVKAILFPLMVKQQKSSFKMQMLQPELEKIRNKYKGKTDQMSQQKMAMEMQDFQKKNGISLMGGCLPLLVQLPILYALFYLFQNAYVYVDVIGQNYTDIANAILQIPKDLRMDVFAPYAQAFVDHNKNVEIIKTSGFDLSRLNDVVMLVNYLGADAWTNILNQLGSNGDTLIGLLATKNNIETFLFIPLVSAAGLKWPGVLIPAFAAITTYAQSKIMMVMTPSANNDPNNPAMAMTKTMTYVMPFMMGFFCISMPAGLGLYWTISNLIGIIQQVVLQKYYKKKFAGEAEQNG, encoded by the coding sequence GTGTTTGGAAGTGAACTATTATCAGGTGTCGTTTTGACGACGTTTACGTCTGTAAAGATGCCCGGAAGCATATTGGGTCCTATTGCCAAAATTTTGGGACAAGTTTACAATATGCTCTTTAATGGGCTCTATGGTATGACGGAAGCAGGCGTATTAGGCTTTGCAATTATTTTATTTACCTTGATCGTGAAAGCAATTCTATTTCCTTTGATGGTGAAACAGCAGAAATCTTCTTTTAAGATGCAAATGCTTCAGCCTGAATTGGAAAAGATTCGAAATAAATATAAAGGCAAGACAGATCAGATGTCTCAGCAGAAAATGGCTATGGAGATGCAGGATTTTCAAAAGAAGAACGGTATCAGCCTCATGGGCGGATGCTTACCTTTGTTGGTTCAGCTTCCTATTTTGTATGCATTGTTTTATTTGTTCCAAAATGCATATGTTTATGTTGATGTCATTGGCCAAAATTATACTGACATTGCAAACGCAATTTTGCAAATTCCAAAGGACTTGAGAATGGACGTGTTTGCTCCCTATGCCCAGGCCTTTGTTGATCACAACAAAAATGTAGAAATTATTAAAACAAGCGGTTTTGATTTAAGCCGACTGAATGATGTTGTTATGCTGGTAAATTATTTGGGCGCAGATGCTTGGACAAATATTTTAAATCAGCTTGGCTCCAATGGTGACACATTGATTGGACTTTTGGCAACCAAAAATAATATTGAGACATTTTTGTTTATCCCCCTCGTAAGTGCAGCGGGATTAAAATGGCCTGGTGTGTTAATTCCTGCTTTTGCTGCAATCACTACTTATGCACAATCAAAAATTATGATGGTAATGACGCCATCAGCTAATAATGATCCCAATAATCCTGCAATGGCTATGACAAAGACGATGACTTATGTGATGCCGTTTATGATGGGCTTTTTCTGTATTTCTATGCCCGCAGGTCTTGGACTTTACTGGACAATCAGTAACTTAATTGGAATTATTCAGCAGGTAGTATTGCAGAAATATTATAAGAAGAAATTCGCGGGGGAGGCTGAGCAGAATGGATGA